Proteins from one Mugil cephalus isolate CIBA_MC_2020 chromosome 15, CIBA_Mcephalus_1.1, whole genome shotgun sequence genomic window:
- the c15h17orf97 gene encoding protein LIAT1 has translation MPEDKNCKLIQAPRSSDQKKKKKKKTRKKGTASSTALDNTEKPQAGSSPVSPQTSGQPQGQLLKLTAAGKKNGLPGSGRGKKRHKDSPALLTESQKSNMSGSQGLSVQARESLRWEGVLQDPQAEAKRLDAYRANRRQRYIAHRETLIKETQVALRQTYAKESKATVS, from the exons ATGCCAGAAGataaaaactgtaaactgaTTCAAGCACCCAGGAGCTCTgaccaaaagaagaagaagaagaagaagacgagaaaGAAAGGCACTGCTTCTTCCACTGCCTTAGACAATACAG AGAAACCTCAGGCTGGATCCTCACCGGTGTCCCCTCAGACTTCGGGTCAACCCCAAGGACAGCTCCTGAAGCTCACGGCCGCCGGTAAGAAGAATGGGCTCCCTGGCAGTGGCAGGGGCAAAAAACGCCACAAGGATTCACCGGCTTTACTAACGGAGTCCCAGAAAAGCAATATGAGTGGATCACAGGGGCTCAGCGTCCAGGCCAGGGAGAGCCTGAGGTGGGAAGGAGTGCTGCAGGACCCCCAGGCCGAAGCAAAGAGGCTGGACGCGTACAGGGCCAACAGGCGTCAGCGTTACATTGCACACAGAGAGACTCTGATAAAAGAAACCCAGGTCGCCCTGAGACAGACTTATGCCAAAGAGAGTAAAGCGACTGTGTCCTGA